A genomic region of Exiguobacterium sp. Helios contains the following coding sequences:
- a CDS encoding uracil-xanthine permease family protein produces MKTHTAILDVQERPKHPLQWLMLSLQHVFAMFGATVLVPLLTGLNTSVALVASGVGTLIFLAVTRFKVPTYLGSSFAYIVPIIAVSERWGVEDALVGGMVAGLVYGIVSLVITYTGVGWLMKLLPPVVIGPVIMVIGLSLAPTAVNMAMNGADGKYSGTFLLVALTTLAVTLLAMTYFKGMWSTVPILFGILTGYLVAVAAGIVDFTSLKQASFFQIPNFTVPFLDYSPTLNWAALALIVPVTLVTLTEHIGEQKVTSRIIGRETLLDPGMHRTVLGDGLAKTIASMLGGPPVTTYGENNGVMAITRVYSVFVLGGAAVLAISFGFLGYVEGFIKTIPTPVMGGISILLFGVIASNGLRTLVESKVDLADKRNLTITAVILVIGIGGAALKIGNFSLEGMALATILGVLLNLILPKTSTEVAEQEQESSQPKRAANDF; encoded by the coding sequence ATGAAAACCCACACAGCGATTCTTGATGTACAAGAACGGCCAAAACACCCCCTGCAATGGCTGATGCTCAGCCTCCAACATGTCTTCGCGATGTTTGGCGCGACGGTCCTGGTTCCGTTATTAACGGGATTAAACACATCCGTTGCCCTCGTCGCAAGCGGAGTCGGCACCTTGATTTTCCTCGCCGTCACACGCTTTAAAGTCCCGACGTACTTAGGTTCAAGTTTTGCTTATATCGTCCCGATCATTGCCGTCAGTGAACGCTGGGGAGTGGAAGATGCCCTTGTCGGTGGCATGGTCGCCGGGCTGGTCTACGGAATCGTTTCACTCGTCATCACATATACAGGGGTCGGTTGGCTGATGAAACTCTTGCCACCGGTCGTCATCGGACCAGTCATCATGGTCATCGGATTATCGCTTGCGCCGACAGCTGTCAACATGGCGATGAACGGAGCGGACGGAAAGTACAGCGGTACCTTCCTCCTCGTCGCCTTGACGACACTCGCCGTGACGTTACTTGCCATGACGTATTTCAAAGGCATGTGGAGTACGGTGCCGATCCTGTTCGGTATCTTGACGGGTTATCTGGTCGCTGTCGCGGCGGGAATCGTTGATTTCACTTCACTGAAACAGGCGAGCTTTTTCCAAATTCCTAACTTTACGGTACCGTTCCTGGATTACTCACCAACCTTGAACTGGGCAGCACTTGCACTCATCGTCCCGGTCACACTCGTCACATTAACAGAACACATCGGAGAACAAAAAGTGACATCACGGATTATCGGGCGCGAGACGCTTCTTGATCCGGGGATGCACCGGACGGTTCTCGGAGACGGACTGGCGAAGACGATTGCTTCAATGCTCGGCGGTCCGCCGGTGACGACATACGGTGAAAACAACGGTGTCATGGCCATTACCCGCGTATACAGCGTCTTTGTCCTCGGAGGCGCAGCCGTTCTTGCCATCAGCTTCGGATTCCTCGGCTATGTCGAAGGATTCATCAAAACGATTCCGACACCTGTCATGGGCGGCATCAGTATCCTGCTGTTCGGCGTCATCGCTTCAAACGGTCTGCGGACTCTGGTTGAAAGTAAAGTCGATCTTGCGGATAAACGCAATCTGACGATCACTGCTGTCATCCTGGTCATCGGAATCGGCGGGGCTGCTTTGAAAATCGGTAATTTCTCGTTAGAAGGAATGGCACTGGCGACGATTCTAGGAGTCCTTTTGAATCTGATCTTGCCGAAAACGAGTACCGAAGTGGCAGAACAAGAACAAGAATCATCACAACCGAAACGAGCAGCTAACGACTTTTAA
- the pyrR gene encoding bifunctional pyr operon transcriptional regulator/uracil phosphoribosyltransferase PyrR: MKPSVILDEAAISRALTRIAHEIIERNKGIDQLMIVGIKTRGETLARRLARRIEEIEGKPVLLGVVDISMYRDDLSKKSLEPEIKGTDMPETVTGKIIVLVDDVLYTGRTVRAAMDALVDHGRPSMIQLAVLVDRGHRELPIRPDFIGKNVPTSREEQVVVALSEVDDADQVFIKR, translated from the coding sequence ATGAAACCATCCGTCATTTTAGATGAAGCCGCAATCAGTCGGGCATTGACACGCATCGCCCATGAAATCATCGAACGCAACAAAGGAATTGATCAACTGATGATCGTCGGTATCAAGACACGTGGTGAGACACTGGCCCGCCGTCTGGCCCGCCGGATTGAAGAGATTGAAGGCAAACCGGTCCTGCTTGGTGTCGTGGACATCTCGATGTACCGGGATGACTTATCGAAAAAAAGTCTTGAGCCAGAAATCAAAGGCACGGACATGCCGGAGACGGTGACCGGAAAAATCATCGTCCTGGTGGATGACGTCCTATACACCGGACGCACCGTCCGCGCCGCGATGGATGCGCTCGTTGATCACGGTCGTCCGAGTATGATTCAACTCGCTGTCCTCGTCGACCGGGGACACCGGGAGCTTCCGATCCGACCAGATTTCATCGGGAAGAATGTCCCGACATCACGCGAAGAACAAGTCGTCGTCGCTTTATCTGAAGTCGATGACGCCGATCAAGTATTTATCAAACGTTAA
- a CDS encoding RluA family pseudouridine synthase — translation MNEQNEWAVKANGATGRIDKWLAEQQDWSRSQVQDWLKAGHVEVDGRIVKPNYKMSGTEEILVRIPEAVELEVLPEDIPLDVVYEDSDVIVINKPKGMVVHPAAGHVSGTLVNALLHHCQDLSGINGVKRPGIVHRIDKDTSGLLMVAKNDLAHESLAQQLKDKTTERLYIALVHGEIPHELGTIEAPVGRDKNDRQRMTVTDKNSKAAVTHFRVLDRYEGFTVVECKLETGRTHQIRVHMRYIGFPLAGDPKYGPRKTMKMNGQALHAAVLGFKHPRTGEMLHFDAPLPEEMTFEISQLKKLELES, via the coding sequence ATGAATGAACAAAATGAATGGGCTGTTAAAGCCAATGGTGCTACCGGTCGAATTGATAAATGGTTAGCGGAACAACAAGACTGGTCCCGGTCACAAGTCCAGGACTGGTTAAAAGCGGGACACGTCGAAGTGGACGGACGAATCGTCAAACCGAACTATAAGATGTCCGGTACGGAAGAGATCCTCGTCCGGATTCCGGAAGCCGTCGAGCTGGAAGTTTTACCGGAAGATATCCCGCTGGATGTCGTGTATGAAGACAGTGATGTCATTGTCATCAACAAACCAAAAGGGATGGTCGTGCATCCGGCAGCGGGGCACGTATCCGGAACACTCGTCAATGCCTTGCTCCATCATTGCCAGGATTTGTCCGGCATCAATGGTGTCAAACGTCCAGGGATCGTCCACAGAATCGATAAAGATACATCCGGTCTCCTGATGGTCGCTAAAAATGATTTGGCACATGAATCCCTGGCACAACAACTAAAAGACAAGACGACAGAGCGTCTGTATATCGCGCTTGTCCACGGCGAGATTCCGCATGAACTGGGAACGATTGAAGCACCGGTCGGCCGTGACAAAAATGACCGTCAACGGATGACCGTGACGGATAAAAACTCAAAAGCCGCTGTGACGCATTTCCGCGTCCTTGACCGTTACGAAGGGTTCACGGTTGTTGAATGTAAGCTCGAGACAGGACGGACGCACCAGATTCGTGTCCACATGCGTTATATTGGTTTCCCGCTCGCCGGAGATCCGAAATACGGACCACGGAAAACGATGAAAATGAACGGTCAAGCGCTTCATGCGGCTGTTCTTGGATTCAAGCATCCACGGACTGGTGAGATGTTACATTTCGATGCACCGTTGCCGGAAGAGATGACGTTCGAGATCAGTCAGTTGAAAAAACTTGAATTAGAGTCTTGA
- the lspA gene encoding signal peptidase II, with protein sequence MWLYLAIAAVLVGVDQLTKWIVVQQMTIGQAIEIIPNFFYLNSYRNRGAAWGMLEGKFGFFFVITLVVVIGLIYFLYKEGTKNKVFAWSVALLLGGAVGNFIDRMARGEVVDFFHFYPFGYNFPIFNVADVSLTFGVILMLISVMFEERLTKKGTID encoded by the coding sequence ATGTGGCTTTACTTAGCGATTGCTGCTGTACTCGTCGGAGTAGATCAATTGACGAAATGGATCGTCGTCCAACAGATGACGATTGGTCAAGCGATTGAGATCATTCCCAATTTCTTTTATTTAAATTCATACCGGAATCGTGGCGCTGCCTGGGGGATGCTTGAAGGGAAGTTTGGATTTTTCTTCGTCATCACGCTGGTCGTCGTCATTGGGCTGATTTATTTTCTTTACAAAGAAGGCACAAAAAACAAAGTATTTGCTTGGAGCGTCGCCTTATTACTCGGCGGAGCGGTCGGGAATTTCATCGACCGGATGGCACGTGGAGAAGTCGTCGACTTTTTTCATTTTTATCCGTTCGGGTATAACTTCCCGATATTTAATGTGGCAGACGTCAGTTTGACGTTTGGGGTTATTCTGATGCTGATCAGCGTCATGTTTGAAGAGCGTTTGACTAAGAAGGGAACGATTGATTAA
- the ileS gene encoding isoleucine--tRNA ligase, whose product MEYKDTLLMMKTEFLMRGNLPKREPDMQARWNEMNLYEAVQEKNAGKPTFILHDGPPYANGDIHMGHGLNKVLKDIVVRYKSMNGFRSPYVPGWDTHGLPIETALQKAGVDRKSMSVAEFRELCAKYALEQVDHQREQFKRLGVLGDYDNPYITLQPEFEAAQIRLFGDMANKGYIYKGKKPVYWSPSSESALAEAEIEYQDKRSAAIYVAFQVMDGKNILEPTDHFVIWTTTPWTIPANLGISVSGELTYARIEHEGKGYIVAETLVPEVIEALGWENATVGRVFNGTDFEYIKAKHPLYDRESLVMLGDHVTAEATGVVHTAPGHGEDDFRIGQAYGLDVLCPVDDKGVMTAEAPGFEGLFYEDANKEIGVALEEAGALLKLSFIKHSYPHDWRTKKPVIFRATPQWFASIKDFRAEILDEIKEVQWVPEWGETRLHNMFKDRGDWVISRQRAWGVPLPIFYAEDGTEIVTPETIDHIANLFAAHGSNVWYEREAVDLLPEGFTHPASPNGIFKKETDIMDVWFDSGSSHAGVLATRPELERPADLYLEGSDQYRGWFNSSLSTAVATTGKAPYKAVVSHGFVLDGQGRKMSKSIGNTIAPIQIMQQFGAEILRLWVASVDYQSDVRASMDNFKQVSESYRKIRNTVRFLLGNLDQFDHTTHRVAFADLPESDRFMRTKLDQLVGKVKAAYDAYDFMAVYQLLHNFCVLDLSSFYLDYTKDILYIEKADAPARRAVQTVMYDTVVTLLQLMAPVLPHTADEAWEFVPGVETASIFLTDLPEAPEVTEEGLALIAKWNSFLVFRDDVLKALEEARAEKLVGKTLEAKLELAPNDETKALLATIHHLEQLLQVSQIEFVASAEKSYGTTGITVLKADGEKCERCWTYSTELGQDPAHPTLCPRCTEVVNSL is encoded by the coding sequence ATGGAATACAAAGATACGTTATTGATGATGAAAACGGAATTTCTAATGCGGGGAAACTTACCGAAACGTGAACCAGATATGCAGGCACGCTGGAACGAGATGAATCTCTATGAAGCAGTTCAAGAAAAAAATGCCGGAAAACCTACATTCATCCTGCACGACGGTCCTCCCTATGCAAACGGGGACATCCATATGGGACACGGATTGAACAAAGTCTTAAAAGACATCGTCGTCCGTTATAAATCAATGAACGGATTCCGTTCTCCGTACGTACCGGGTTGGGACACACACGGACTTCCAATCGAGACGGCTCTTCAAAAAGCAGGTGTCGACCGTAAATCGATGTCGGTCGCGGAATTCCGTGAGCTGTGTGCGAAGTATGCGCTCGAACAGGTCGATCATCAACGTGAACAATTCAAGCGTCTTGGTGTTCTCGGTGACTATGACAATCCATACATCACGTTGCAACCGGAATTCGAAGCAGCACAAATTCGTTTGTTCGGCGATATGGCCAATAAAGGTTACATCTATAAAGGGAAAAAACCGGTGTACTGGTCGCCGTCATCGGAATCTGCTCTTGCAGAAGCCGAAATCGAATACCAGGATAAACGTTCTGCTGCCATCTACGTGGCGTTCCAAGTCATGGACGGAAAAAATATCTTGGAGCCGACAGATCATTTCGTCATCTGGACAACAACACCTTGGACAATTCCGGCAAACCTCGGAATCTCAGTCAGCGGTGAGTTGACATATGCACGCATCGAACACGAAGGAAAAGGCTATATCGTAGCCGAGACCCTCGTACCGGAAGTGATCGAAGCACTCGGCTGGGAAAATGCTACGGTTGGTCGTGTCTTTAACGGGACAGACTTTGAGTACATCAAAGCGAAACACCCGCTCTATGACCGGGAATCACTTGTCATGCTCGGCGATCACGTCACGGCAGAAGCGACGGGTGTTGTTCATACAGCACCTGGACACGGGGAAGATGACTTCAGAATCGGTCAAGCTTACGGTCTGGATGTGCTTTGTCCGGTTGACGATAAAGGTGTCATGACAGCAGAAGCTCCTGGTTTTGAAGGATTATTCTATGAAGATGCCAACAAAGAAATCGGTGTGGCGTTAGAAGAAGCCGGTGCTTTATTAAAACTGTCATTCATCAAACACTCGTATCCGCATGACTGGCGGACGAAAAAACCGGTTATCTTCCGTGCGACACCCCAGTGGTTCGCTTCAATCAAAGATTTCCGGGCTGAAATCCTCGACGAAATCAAAGAAGTCCAGTGGGTACCGGAGTGGGGCGAAACACGTCTTCACAACATGTTCAAAGACCGTGGAGACTGGGTCATTTCCCGTCAACGCGCGTGGGGTGTTCCACTGCCAATCTTCTATGCAGAAGACGGTACGGAAATCGTCACACCGGAAACAATCGATCATATCGCGAACCTGTTTGCGGCACACGGATCAAACGTCTGGTATGAGCGGGAAGCCGTTGATTTGTTACCGGAAGGATTTACCCATCCGGCAAGCCCGAACGGAATCTTCAAAAAAGAAACGGACATCATGGATGTCTGGTTCGATTCCGGTTCATCTCATGCCGGTGTTCTTGCTACACGTCCGGAACTCGAACGTCCGGCTGACTTGTATTTAGAAGGTTCTGACCAGTACCGTGGATGGTTCAACTCGTCTCTTTCGACAGCTGTCGCAACGACAGGGAAAGCACCTTACAAAGCTGTCGTCAGTCATGGATTCGTCCTTGACGGTCAAGGGCGGAAGATGTCGAAATCAATCGGAAATACGATTGCCCCGATCCAAATCATGCAACAATTCGGAGCAGAAATCCTTCGTCTTTGGGTCGCTTCTGTCGACTATCAATCGGACGTCCGGGCTTCAATGGATAACTTCAAACAAGTTTCGGAATCATACCGGAAAATCCGGAATACGGTCCGGTTCTTGCTTGGAAACCTGGATCAGTTCGATCATACGACGCATCGTGTTGCCTTTGCTGACTTACCGGAATCGGATCGCTTCATGCGGACGAAACTGGATCAACTCGTTGGCAAAGTAAAAGCGGCGTATGACGCGTATGACTTTATGGCGGTGTATCAATTGTTGCATAACTTCTGTGTCCTTGACTTGTCTTCGTTCTATCTCGATTATACGAAGGATATCTTGTACATCGAAAAAGCAGATGCACCAGCGCGTCGTGCCGTTCAAACGGTCATGTACGATACGGTCGTTACATTGTTACAACTGATGGCACCGGTCTTACCGCATACAGCAGACGAAGCATGGGAATTCGTTCCTGGCGTCGAGACGGCAAGCATCTTCTTGACGGATCTTCCGGAAGCACCGGAAGTGACAGAGGAAGGATTGGCATTGATTGCGAAATGGAACAGTTTCCTCGTCTTCCGTGATGATGTCTTGAAAGCACTCGAAGAAGCACGTGCCGAGAAACTTGTCGGGAAAACGCTCGAAGCGAAACTGGAACTGGCACCAAATGACGAAACGAAAGCATTGCTTGCGACAATCCATCATCTTGAGCAGTTATTGCAGGTTTCACAGATTGAGTTCGTCGCTTCGGCGGAGAAATCATACGGGACAACAGGTATCACTGTTCTGAAAGCAGATGGCGAAAAATGTGAACGCTGTTGGACATATTCGACTGAGCTTGGACAAGATCCGGCTCATCCGACACTTTGCCCACGTTGTACTGAAGTCGTCAATTCTTTATAA
- a CDS encoding DivIVA domain-containing protein, giving the protein MPLTPLDIHNKEFTRKFRGYDEDEVNEFLDQVIKDFELLLRENRQQQEVIQNMQSRVDYFSSMEETLNKSIIVAQEAAEEVKANATKEASLIVKQAEREAEQLQDAAQRRAQRTDFEVEQMRKKIELYRNRFKVLIDAQMELLTSHDWDAFDISTRGALDEIPAVAYNDDDVI; this is encoded by the coding sequence ATGCCATTGACGCCACTTGATATTCACAATAAGGAATTCACACGTAAGTTTCGCGGCTATGACGAAGATGAGGTCAATGAATTTCTTGATCAAGTCATCAAAGATTTTGAATTGTTGCTCCGGGAAAACCGTCAACAGCAAGAAGTCATTCAAAATATGCAGTCGCGTGTCGATTACTTCAGCTCGATGGAAGAAACATTAAACAAATCCATCATCGTGGCACAAGAAGCGGCAGAAGAAGTCAAAGCCAATGCGACGAAAGAAGCGAGCTTAATCGTCAAACAAGCGGAACGGGAAGCCGAGCAATTGCAAGATGCAGCACAACGTCGAGCACAGCGGACTGATTTCGAAGTCGAACAGATGCGTAAAAAAATCGAATTGTACCGGAATCGATTCAAAGTGTTGATTGACGCACAGATGGAATTGTTGACGAGCCATGACTGGGATGCATTCGATATTTCGACCCGGGGTGCGCTTGACGAGATTCCGGCAGTTGCGTATAATGACGACGATGTCATATAA
- a CDS encoding RNA-binding protein, which yields MSVYDHYRGHEREFVDLVLNWIDHVEATYTFKVTDFLDPREQQITRELVGTKCALFFEGGFEGAERQRALIAPDYYELDANDFDIAIYRIHYPTKFVELSHRQVTGTLLNVGLKRGKFGDVVIQDQVVQFAVAKEVASYIEANVDRAGKTKIRLSLVDSEEQLKIKDQEWQEELGFVSSLRFDTVVSEILGFSRQKAQSLIKQGESKVNYKIVEDPSFLLEEGDLLSLRGTGRVKLIAVLGSTKRDRIKLQYGLLKG from the coding sequence ATGAGTGTCTATGATCATTATCGCGGACATGAGCGGGAGTTCGTCGATCTCGTCTTGAATTGGATCGACCATGTCGAAGCGACCTATACGTTTAAAGTGACAGATTTTCTGGATCCGCGTGAACAACAAATTACCCGAGAACTCGTCGGAACAAAATGTGCCCTCTTTTTTGAGGGCGGTTTTGAAGGCGCCGAACGACAGCGTGCGCTGATTGCCCCTGATTATTATGAGCTTGATGCCAACGATTTTGATATTGCCATTTATCGTATCCATTATCCCACCAAATTCGTGGAGCTCTCGCATCGCCAGGTGACAGGCACATTGCTGAATGTCGGATTAAAGCGAGGGAAATTCGGTGACGTGGTCATCCAAGATCAAGTCGTCCAATTTGCCGTTGCGAAAGAAGTGGCTTCTTATATCGAAGCAAATGTCGATCGTGCGGGAAAAACGAAGATTCGGTTGTCGCTCGTGGATTCAGAAGAACAGTTGAAGATTAAGGATCAAGAATGGCAAGAAGAACTGGGATTCGTCAGTTCGCTTCGTTTTGATACGGTTGTCAGTGAAATCCTTGGTTTTTCAAGACAAAAAGCGCAAAGCCTGATTAAACAAGGTGAAAGCAAAGTGAATTATAAAATCGTCGAAGATCCAAGTTTTTTGTTAGAGGAAGGCGACTTACTGTCCCTTCGCGGAACGGGACGTGTCAAGTTAATCGCCGTACTCGGCTCGACGAAACGGGATCGGATTAAATTGCAATACGGTCTGCTAAAAGGATAA
- a CDS encoding YggT family protein produces the protein MDSQVMYAIGRTLSTLLQYYSYVMIAYILLSWFPNARESRFGQVLAMLVEPFLAPFRRIIPPIGGMLDISPIVAFLVLNLAQSGIRAIFL, from the coding sequence ATGGATTCGCAAGTCATGTACGCAATCGGTCGTACACTCAGCACGTTACTTCAATACTACAGCTACGTCATGATTGCCTATATTTTATTATCGTGGTTCCCAAACGCACGTGAATCACGATTCGGTCAAGTTCTCGCTATGTTAGTTGAACCTTTCCTCGCGCCGTTCCGACGGATTATCCCGCCCATCGGAGGTATGCTTGACATTTCACCTATTGTTGCCTTTCTTGTGCTTAATCTCGCACAGTCGGGTATTCGAGCAATCTTCCTGTAA
- a CDS encoding cell division protein SepF, giving the protein MRQSNIVPIHTKKTKSQVILSEPRVFNEAQEIGEHLRQNRAVIVNMQRMSKDQSRQMINFLSGVVFALDGTITTISQNTLLCVPNNVELAGSISNLLGEDDINHKGW; this is encoded by the coding sequence GTGAGACAATCGAACATCGTACCCATTCATACAAAAAAGACAAAATCACAAGTCATTCTCAGTGAACCGCGTGTGTTTAACGAAGCACAGGAAATTGGCGAACATCTTCGCCAAAATCGTGCTGTCATCGTTAACATGCAGCGGATGTCTAAAGATCAATCACGCCAAATGATCAATTTCTTGTCAGGTGTCGTGTTTGCCCTTGATGGAACGATTACGACAATCAGTCAAAATACACTCCTCTGTGTTCCAAACAACGTCGAGCTGGCCGGAAGTATTTCAAATCTGCTCGGTGAAGATGATATCAACCATAAGGGGTGGTAA
- a CDS encoding YggS family pyridoxal phosphate-dependent enzyme, producing the protein MSISENVQHVRQNMKQAYEKTEQKKQVQLIGVTKSVSSEVAAELLASGITALGENRPEGLTDKQTVLGREACEWHFIGTLQTRKVRQIIDRIDVLHSLDRLHLAEEINKRAKRPVDCFVQVNVSGEESKQGIDPEDVHSFLHEVGQYPMVRVIGLMTMAPLTEDEQVLRSVFYSLRVLRDEVASRHLPHAPCTELSMGMSSDYQIAIEEGATYVRIGTTLVQS; encoded by the coding sequence ATGTCAATTTCTGAAAATGTACAACATGTCCGACAAAACATGAAACAGGCGTATGAAAAGACTGAGCAAAAAAAGCAGGTACAATTGATCGGCGTGACGAAATCAGTGTCAAGTGAAGTGGCAGCCGAGCTACTCGCTTCAGGGATAACGGCACTTGGTGAGAATCGTCCGGAAGGGTTGACCGACAAACAAACGGTCTTAGGACGTGAGGCTTGTGAGTGGCATTTCATTGGAACGTTACAGACTCGTAAAGTCCGGCAAATCATTGATCGGATTGATGTGTTGCATTCCTTGGACAGGCTGCATTTGGCGGAAGAAATCAACAAACGTGCGAAACGACCCGTCGATTGTTTTGTTCAAGTCAACGTCTCCGGGGAAGAATCAAAGCAAGGAATTGATCCGGAAGATGTCCATTCATTTTTGCATGAAGTCGGACAATATCCGATGGTCCGCGTCATCGGGTTGATGACGATGGCCCCATTGACGGAGGACGAGCAAGTACTGCGTTCAGTCTTTTATTCGCTGCGTGTGTTGCGGGATGAAGTGGCTTCCCGCCATCTACCGCACGCACCATGCACGGAGTTATCAATGGGTATGTCATCAGATTATCAGATTGCCATTGAAGAAGGTGCGACATACGTCCGAATCGGAACGACGTTAGTCCAATCATAA
- the pgeF gene encoding peptidoglycan editing factor PgeF: MFGQWIKWDTPTGTVRAAFTTKFSAPHGKGNLGLHVKDDPEGVIKNREVIVRQLDLALENSVWAEQVHGNHVEQVTTLESGRGASDYETAIKGTDGLVTTDSNVLLMMLFADCVPLLFCDPRTGIIANVHAGWRGTVANIVEATLTKMEQAGAERSSIQMVIGPSIRECCYEVDGPVLEAVDQLGLEESPYIKKEDGKAMLSLQKTNAMLAERSGVGDVLDTGICTNCQAEDYFSYRHGDHGGRFASLIVKESLDVNF, encoded by the coding sequence ATGTTTGGTCAATGGATAAAATGGGATACGCCGACAGGTACTGTTCGCGCAGCGTTTACGACAAAATTTTCAGCCCCTCATGGCAAGGGCAACTTAGGACTGCACGTCAAGGATGATCCGGAAGGGGTCATCAAAAATCGTGAAGTCATCGTCCGACAACTGGATTTAGCTTTAGAAAACTCTGTTTGGGCTGAACAAGTGCACGGCAATCACGTGGAACAAGTAACGACACTCGAGTCCGGTCGTGGAGCTTCTGATTACGAAACGGCAATCAAGGGTACAGACGGACTGGTGACAACGGACTCAAACGTTTTATTGATGATGCTGTTTGCTGACTGTGTACCGCTCCTGTTCTGTGATCCGCGGACCGGTATCATTGCAAATGTTCACGCCGGTTGGCGCGGAACGGTCGCTAACATCGTCGAAGCAACTCTGACAAAGATGGAACAAGCCGGTGCCGAACGGTCTTCTATTCAGATGGTCATCGGACCCTCGATTCGTGAATGTTGTTATGAAGTCGATGGACCGGTCCTTGAAGCTGTAGATCAACTTGGTCTTGAAGAATCTCCTTACATCAAGAAAGAAGACGGGAAAGCCATGTTATCGCTTCAAAAAACCAATGCTATGTTAGCCGAACGCAGTGGTGTCGGCGATGTGCTCGATACAGGAATCTGTACGAACTGTCAGGCAGAAGACTATTTTTCCTATCGTCACGGAGATCATGGTGGACGGTTTGCCAGTTTGATTGTAAAGGAGTCTCTCGATGTCAATTTCTGA
- the ftsZ gene encoding cell division protein FtsZ has protein sequence MLHFDEMMDQVAKIKVIGVGGGGSNAVNRMIEHGVQGVEFIAVNTDAQALNMSQADVKLQLGAKLTRGLGAGANPEIGKKAAEESREQLTEILSGADMVFVTAGMGGGTGTGAAPVIAEISKEIGALTVGVVTKPFMFEGRKRMQHAVSGVQNFKEKVDTLIVIPNDKLLEIVDRNTPMLEAFKEADNVLRQGVQGITDLIAVPGLINLDFADVKTIMTEKGSALMGVGVATGEHRATEAAKKAISSPLLETSIEGAKGVLMNITGSANLSLYEVTEAAQIVQSAADEEVNLIFGSVINDNLEDEIIVTVIATEFENEPLDFEIPSAQEMMKNLLKKKQAAPSPVAEEPKPQVEETPSSSNQESAKGSDVEETMDIPSFLRRNNR, from the coding sequence ATGTTGCATTTTGATGAAATGATGGACCAAGTAGCTAAAATCAAAGTCATCGGAGTAGGTGGCGGTGGATCTAACGCTGTCAACCGAATGATCGAACATGGTGTCCAAGGCGTAGAATTCATCGCTGTCAACACGGATGCACAAGCATTAAACATGTCACAGGCAGATGTAAAACTTCAACTCGGAGCTAAACTGACACGTGGTCTTGGTGCCGGAGCAAATCCGGAAATCGGTAAAAAAGCTGCCGAAGAAAGCCGCGAACAGTTGACAGAAATTTTATCTGGTGCCGATATGGTTTTCGTAACGGCAGGAATGGGTGGAGGTACCGGAACAGGTGCTGCACCGGTCATCGCAGAAATTTCTAAAGAAATCGGCGCATTGACAGTAGGTGTCGTCACAAAACCTTTCATGTTCGAAGGCCGTAAACGGATGCAACATGCTGTTTCAGGAGTTCAGAACTTTAAAGAAAAAGTCGATACACTCATCGTCATCCCGAACGATAAATTGCTTGAAATCGTCGATCGTAACACACCGATGCTTGAAGCCTTTAAAGAAGCCGATAACGTTCTTCGTCAAGGGGTACAAGGGATTACGGACTTAATCGCCGTTCCTGGTCTCATCAACCTGGATTTCGCGGATGTTAAAACGATCATGACGGAAAAAGGTTCAGCATTGATGGGTGTTGGTGTCGCAACCGGCGAACACCGTGCAACGGAAGCTGCGAAAAAAGCGATTTCAAGTCCATTGCTTGAAACATCGATTGAAGGGGCAAAAGGCGTCCTGATGAACATTACCGGTAGTGCGAACTTGAGCCTTTATGAAGTAACGGAAGCGGCTCAAATCGTTCAAAGCGCTGCGGATGAAGAAGTTAACTTAATCTTCGGATCAGTCATCAACGACAACTTGGAAGACGAAATCATTGTTACGGTCATCGCAACTGAATTCGAAAACGAACCACTCGATTTTGAAATCCCATCAGCACAAGAGATGATGAAAAACTTGCTTAAGAAAAAGCAAGCGGCACCATCACCGGTAGCTGAAGAACCTAAACCGCAAGTCGAAGAGACACCTAGTAGCTCGAACCAAGAATCAGCAAAAGGGTCAGATGTTGAAGAGACGATGGATATTCCTTCTTTCCTTCGCCGGAATAATCGTTAA